In Rouxiella sp. WC2420, the following proteins share a genomic window:
- the tatD gene encoding 3'-5' ssDNA/RNA exonuclease TatD, with protein sequence MFEIGLNLTSNQFDKDRAAVVERARQAGLTGMLITGTSLEESQQAQALAAEYADFCWSTAGVHPHRASSWNAEVEQVIRTLAAAPEVVAIGECGLDFNRNFSTPAEQELAFTAQLSLAVELDLPVFLHCRDAHPRFAELLEPWLPRLPGAVVHCFTGSQQELEHYLSLGLSIGITGWVCDERRGLELREMLPLIPAERLLLETDAPYLLPRDMENKPKNRRNEPGFLPHIVRQVALWRGKDEDSEWLARVTDENARRLFRL encoded by the coding sequence ATGTTTGAGATCGGCCTGAATTTAACCAGTAACCAATTTGACAAAGATCGCGCTGCGGTGGTTGAACGCGCAAGACAAGCAGGGTTGACCGGTATGTTGATTACCGGTACTTCGCTGGAAGAGAGTCAACAGGCTCAGGCGTTGGCGGCCGAATACGCTGATTTCTGCTGGTCGACAGCGGGTGTGCATCCACACCGGGCAAGTAGTTGGAATGCAGAAGTCGAGCAGGTAATACGGACTCTGGCCGCCGCGCCTGAGGTTGTTGCCATTGGTGAGTGTGGGCTGGATTTCAATCGTAACTTTTCTACGCCAGCCGAGCAGGAACTCGCTTTTACCGCTCAGCTGAGTCTGGCAGTCGAGCTGGATTTGCCGGTATTTCTGCACTGTCGCGATGCTCATCCCCGTTTTGCAGAGCTGCTTGAACCCTGGCTGCCACGCTTGCCCGGCGCAGTAGTACACTGCTTTACTGGTAGCCAGCAAGAGTTGGAACACTACCTTTCTCTCGGGCTTTCAATAGGTATAACCGGCTGGGTATGCGATGAACGTCGCGGGCTGGAGCTGCGTGAGATGCTGCCGTTAATTCCTGCTGAACGATTGCTATTGGAAACCGACGCGCCTTATCTGTTGCCCAGAGATATGGAAAACAAGCCGAAAAATCGTCGAAACGAACCTGGTTTCCTGCCACATATTGTCAGGCAAGTTGCCTTGTGGCGTGGCAAAGATGAAGACTCGGAATGGCTGGCAAGAGTAACCGACGAAAATGCCCGCCGGTTATTCAGGCTATAG
- the tatC gene encoding Sec-independent protein translocase subunit TatC, protein MAVDDTQPLISHLIELRKRLMNSIICVIVVFLALVYFANDIYDLVSAPLIKVMPAGASMIATDVASPFFTPIKLTMIVSVFVSAPFILYQVWGFVAPALYKHERRLMMPLLFSSSALFYLGMAFAYFLVFPLAFAFFAKTAPAGVEIATDINKYLDFVMTIFMAFGVSFEVPIAIILLCWTGVTTPADLRKKRPYVLVGAFVVAMLLTPPDVFSQTLLAIPMYILFEIGVFCARYYVGKGRNANAEDSDTDSDEP, encoded by the coding sequence ATGGCTGTTGACGATACACAACCGCTTATCAGCCATCTGATAGAACTGCGTAAGCGCCTGATGAACTCCATTATTTGTGTGATTGTGGTGTTTTTGGCTCTTGTTTACTTTGCCAATGATATTTACGACCTGGTTTCTGCTCCTCTAATCAAAGTCATGCCTGCGGGCGCGAGCATGATTGCAACGGATGTAGCTTCGCCGTTCTTCACGCCTATCAAACTGACCATGATTGTTTCGGTGTTTGTGTCTGCACCTTTCATCCTGTATCAGGTATGGGGTTTTGTCGCGCCAGCGCTGTACAAGCATGAACGCCGTCTGATGATGCCATTGCTGTTCTCAAGCTCGGCGCTGTTTTATCTCGGCATGGCTTTCGCGTATTTTCTGGTGTTCCCACTGGCGTTCGCATTCTTTGCGAAAACAGCACCGGCAGGCGTAGAGATTGCTACCGACATCAATAAATACCTCGATTTTGTCATGACTATCTTCATGGCCTTCGGGGTGTCTTTTGAAGTGCCGATTGCGATTATCCTGCTGTGTTGGACCGGGGTCACTACCCCAGCCGACTTACGCAAGAAACGACCTTATGTTTTGGTCGGTGCTTTCGTTGTGGCGATGCTGCTGACTCCTCCGGACGTATTCTCGCAAACACTGTTGGCGATCCCGATGTACATCCTGTTTGAGATTGGTGTGTTCTGTGCCCGTTATTATGTCGGCAAAGGACGCAACGCAAACGCAGAGGATTCGGATACGGATTCCGATGAGCCGTAA
- the tatB gene encoding Sec-independent protein translocase protein TatB codes for MFDIGFSELLLVFVIGLVVLGPERLPVAVRTVAGWIRTLRSMAASVQNELNQEFKLQELQDSLKKAEEAGLKNLSPEIKASIDDLKEAASSMKRSIHENLSPADQAIADATEGNTIHNPVLRDAEAHHDEGISPASAEHVAESPAVSPTAEHAASPAMAPSAEHKAQSTVIPAMEPTVTPVAAPVAQPMAKPASEPAAQPNVASAPASRPAPVVENQSAVKPAPSSQTTGER; via the coding sequence GTGTTTGACATTGGGTTTAGTGAATTATTACTGGTGTTCGTTATTGGTTTGGTTGTCCTTGGACCAGAACGCTTACCTGTTGCGGTAAGAACTGTTGCGGGCTGGATCCGCACTTTGAGATCGATGGCTGCATCGGTGCAAAACGAGCTGAATCAAGAGTTCAAACTGCAAGAGTTGCAGGATAGCCTGAAGAAAGCTGAAGAAGCCGGATTGAAGAATTTATCTCCTGAAATCAAAGCGTCCATTGATGATTTGAAAGAGGCGGCATCTTCTATGAAGCGCTCTATTCATGAGAACCTCAGCCCGGCCGACCAGGCAATAGCCGATGCTACTGAAGGAAACACCATTCATAATCCTGTGCTCAGGGATGCAGAAGCGCATCATGATGAAGGTATTTCTCCGGCATCTGCCGAACATGTAGCGGAATCACCGGCGGTAAGCCCGACTGCAGAACATGCAGCTTCGCCGGCTATGGCACCTTCGGCGGAACATAAAGCGCAATCGACTGTTATCCCGGCGATGGAGCCTACTGTTACGCCGGTTGCTGCGCCTGTTGCTCAGCCGATGGCCAAGCCAGCGTCAGAACCTGCTGCTCAACCAAACGTTGCGTCTGCACCTGCCTCAAGGCCTGCGCCAGTGGTCGAAAACCAATCGGCGGTAAAACCTGCTCCTTCTTCACAAACAACGGGTGAACGCTAA
- the tatA gene encoding Sec-independent protein translocase subunit TatA, with amino-acid sequence MGAFSLTHWLVIAVIVVLLFGTKKLRGLGSDLGASIKGFKKAMNDDDAAKARKENETTGSDADFSAKSIDATKPEVKAEETKSQNKEQV; translated from the coding sequence ATGGGTGCATTTAGTCTTACGCACTGGCTGGTCATAGCGGTAATCGTGGTGCTGCTGTTTGGTACCAAAAAACTGCGTGGCCTCGGTAGCGATCTTGGCGCATCTATCAAGGGCTTTAAAAAAGCCATGAATGATGACGATGCGGCCAAGGCACGTAAAGAAAATGAAACAACCGGGTCTGATGCAGATTTTTCGGCCAAGTCAATTGATGCCACTAAGCCGGAAGTGAAAGCAGAAGAAACTAAGAGTCAAAACAAAGAGCAGGTATAA
- the ubiB gene encoding ubiquinone biosynthesis regulatory protein kinase UbiB, whose product MTPGEMRRLYLIIRVFLTYGLDELIPKIKLTLPLRLGRYLFFWIPFRHKDQQLGTRLRLALEELGPVWIKFGQMLSTRRDLFPPHVADQLALLQDHVAPFDGALARKHIELALGGPIETWFDDFDQNALASASIAQVHTAVLKENGKKVVLKVIRPDIMPIIKADTRLMARLAGWVSKLLPDGRRLRPREVVREYEKTLLDELNLLREAANSIQLRRNFENDPVLYVPEVYSDYCRERLLVMERIYGIPISDVAALEKQGTNMKILAERGVQVFFTQVFRDSFFHADMHPGNIFVSYETPEDPCYIAIDCGIVGSLNKADKRYLAENFIAFFNRDYRKVAELHVDSGWVPRDTNVEEFEFAIRTVCEPIFEKPLAEISFGNVLLNLFNTARRFNMQVQPQLVLLQKTLLYVEGLGRQLYPQLDLWTTAKPFLESWIKDQIGLPAMVRAFKDRAPFWIEKLPELPELVYDSLKQQQLMQHNIEKLTQRIETQSVREVQSQYLLGIGAVLLISGAVLMVGKVEVYPAWLIAAGVVSWIFGWKRTSKTE is encoded by the coding sequence ATGACTCCAGGTGAAATGCGTCGCCTGTATCTGATTATTCGGGTATTTCTAACTTATGGCCTCGATGAACTGATCCCCAAGATTAAACTGACGCTGCCTTTGAGACTCGGGCGCTATCTGTTCTTCTGGATCCCGTTCCGCCATAAAGACCAACAGCTTGGCACGCGTCTGCGTCTGGCCCTGGAGGAACTCGGGCCGGTATGGATCAAGTTTGGTCAGATGCTGTCAACCCGCCGCGACCTCTTTCCCCCACATGTTGCCGATCAACTTGCTTTGTTGCAGGATCACGTAGCGCCTTTCGATGGCGCGCTGGCACGCAAGCATATCGAGCTCGCGCTGGGCGGACCGATTGAAACCTGGTTTGATGATTTCGATCAAAATGCGCTGGCATCCGCTTCTATAGCTCAGGTACATACTGCCGTCCTGAAAGAGAATGGCAAGAAGGTCGTACTCAAGGTTATTCGCCCTGACATCATGCCAATCATTAAGGCCGATACTCGTCTGATGGCACGTCTGGCCGGATGGGTTTCTAAATTGCTGCCTGATGGTCGTCGTCTGCGCCCGCGTGAGGTGGTCAGAGAATACGAAAAAACGCTGCTGGACGAGCTGAATCTGCTGCGCGAAGCGGCTAACTCTATCCAACTGCGCAGAAATTTCGAGAATGATCCGGTGCTGTATGTTCCCGAAGTCTATTCTGATTACTGCCGCGAGCGTTTGCTGGTCATGGAGCGTATTTACGGTATCCCGATTTCAGACGTGGCTGCGCTTGAAAAGCAGGGTACCAATATGAAGATATTGGCCGAGCGCGGTGTTCAGGTGTTTTTCACTCAGGTATTCCGCGACAGCTTTTTCCATGCGGATATGCATCCAGGCAATATTTTTGTTAGCTATGAAACACCTGAAGATCCTTGCTACATAGCCATAGATTGCGGCATAGTTGGATCATTAAACAAAGCTGATAAACGTTATCTAGCCGAGAACTTTATTGCATTCTTCAACCGCGATTATCGTAAAGTTGCAGAGCTGCATGTTGATTCTGGTTGGGTTCCACGTGATACCAACGTCGAAGAGTTCGAGTTCGCTATCCGTACCGTGTGTGAGCCGATTTTCGAAAAGCCGCTGGCAGAAATTTCCTTCGGTAATGTGTTATTAAATCTGTTTAATACCGCCAGACGTTTCAACATGCAGGTTCAACCACAGCTGGTTTTGCTGCAAAAAACCCTGCTCTATGTTGAAGGTCTTGGCAGGCAGCTTTATCCACAGCTAGATCTCTGGACCACGGCCAAGCCGTTCCTGGAAAGCTGGATAAAAGATCAAATTGGTTTACCGGCCATGGTGCGTGCCTTTAAAGATCGGGCGCCATTCTGGATTGAGAAACTCCCTGAGCTTCCTGAACTGGTATACGACAGCTTAAAACAGCAGCAGCTCATGCAGCACAATATTGAAAAGCTTACGCAGCGTATTGAAACGCAATCGGTGCGTGAAGTTCAATCCCAATATCTTTTAGGTATTGGCGCAGTGTTGTTGATTAGCGGTGCAGTTTTAATGGTGGGTAAAGTTGAAGTTTATCCTGCCTGGCTTATTGCTGCCGGAGTGGTCTCCTGGATTTTCGGATGGAAACGAACCAGTAAGACCGAGTAA
- a CDS encoding SCP2 domain-containing protein encodes MLLTPLLTAAIETALNQLLFKDRSMKAARLRLAGKVLRIELQELSSPLTLIFSEQKIDVVGQWDGSADCTVITRLSTLRKLRDRQQLAPLIRSGELNVEGDIQVVQQFSALMDMSEWEPAELLAPYIGDIAAQGISQAVAGGFRFLTAGVKKHQGQIAQALTEEWKLAPGALEAAWFNDEVSAVERQANALEARLNKLLGGN; translated from the coding sequence ATGTTGTTGACTCCGTTATTGACCGCTGCCATTGAAACTGCCCTTAATCAGTTGCTGTTTAAGGATCGCAGTATGAAAGCCGCAAGGCTTCGTCTGGCTGGCAAAGTCTTGCGTATCGAGTTACAGGAACTGAGTTCACCGCTGACGCTAATCTTCAGTGAGCAAAAAATTGATGTAGTGGGGCAGTGGGACGGCAGTGCAGATTGCACGGTCATTACTCGTCTCTCTACGCTGCGAAAACTACGTGACCGCCAACAGCTTGCTCCGCTTATTCGCAGCGGCGAGCTGAATGTCGAAGGTGACATTCAGGTTGTGCAACAATTCTCTGCATTGATGGATATGTCCGAGTGGGAGCCTGCCGAGTTGCTGGCACCTTACATCGGCGATATCGCCGCGCAGGGTATCAGCCAGGCCGTCGCGGGTGGTTTTCGTTTCCTGACCGCAGGCGTGAAAAAACATCAGGGCCAGATTGCACAGGCTCTTACCGAAGAGTGGAAACTTGCGCCGGGCGCGCTTGAGGCCGCCTGGTTTAATGATGAAGTTTCTGCCGTCGAGCGTCAGGCCAACGCGCTGGAAGCGCGCTTGAACAAACTACTGGGAGGGAATTAA
- the ubiE gene encoding bifunctional demethylmenaquinone methyltransferase/2-methoxy-6-polyprenyl-1,4-benzoquinol methylase UbiE, with protein MEKQTQENVDSPETTHFGFRTVAKNNKAEMVAEVFHSVAAKYDLMNDLMSFGIHRIWKRYAIDCSGVRRGQRVLDLAGGTGDLTAKFSRLVGEQGEVVLADINDSMLKMGREKLRNNGIVGNVSYVQANAEALPFPDNYFDCITISFGLRNVTEKEKALRSMFRVLKPGGRLLVLEFSKPLIAPLSKAYDTYSFHILPRIGELVAQDAESYRYLAESIRMHPDQETLKGMMSDAGFENVTYNNLTGGIVALHRGFKF; from the coding sequence ATGGAAAAGCAGACGCAGGAAAATGTAGATTCACCAGAAACTACACACTTTGGATTTCGTACCGTAGCCAAAAACAACAAAGCAGAGATGGTAGCTGAAGTCTTTCACTCTGTGGCCGCGAAATATGACCTGATGAATGATCTGATGTCATTCGGTATTCATCGTATCTGGAAGCGTTATGCTATCGACTGTAGCGGCGTGCGCCGTGGGCAGCGCGTTTTAGATCTCGCAGGGGGTACTGGTGATTTGACCGCCAAGTTCTCTCGTCTGGTCGGTGAGCAGGGCGAGGTCGTGCTGGCCGACATTAATGATTCAATGCTGAAAATGGGCCGCGAAAAGCTGCGCAACAACGGCATCGTGGGTAATGTCAGCTACGTTCAGGCCAACGCCGAAGCACTGCCTTTCCCGGATAACTATTTTGACTGCATCACCATTTCTTTCGGCTTGCGTAACGTGACCGAAAAAGAAAAAGCGCTGCGCTCGATGTTCCGCGTGCTCAAGCCAGGCGGCCGACTGCTGGTGCTGGAATTCTCCAAGCCGCTGATCGCTCCGTTGAGCAAAGCCTACGACACTTATTCATTCCACATTTTGCCAAGAATTGGCGAGTTGGTGGCGCAGGATGCCGAAAGTTATCGCTATCTGGCAGAATCTATTCGTATGCATCCAGATCAGGAAACCCTCAAGGGTATGATGTCTGATGCAGGCTTTGAGAACGTGACTTATAACAACCTCACTGGTGGCATCGTTGCGCTGCATCGGGGTTTCAAGTTCTGA